tgctggggggctgtggggccaTGACAGGTGCTTGGGGTGATGCTCAGTGTCACCACgtgctccctgcaggcactCCTGGCCACGCTGCGAGGCAGGATGCTGCTCTCCTTGCTGGTGGTGCTCGGGGCGCCAACGAGAGCCTGGAGGGGACTGAGCCGTGAGTGGCTCCCGCCCGCCCCCCGAGCCGCGGATGGAGGGAAGCTGATGGGGCAGGAAACCACCCGCGAAAACAAGATGCTGCCAGGTGTCTCCAAACTGAGGAGGGGTGACGATGGCTCTGGGACAGGGTCTCATCTGGACAAAGCCAGCCTGCCACTGCTAGAGGGATCAGAAAGAcaagcactgccctggctgatGAGCCCAGCCACCGagagagctgctcccaggaaaaaggggaggaaggtgtccctgtcactcGATGTCGACACTCACTTACTGAAAATCCTGCTGGACCTGGCCagagagaaggagctgcaggccAGGGCAGCTGCCAATGCCGAGCTGATGGCTCGCCTGGGGCGCAGGAGATGAGCTGTCCGGGCTGGGatacagcagggctggagacgGCAGCACGGTTGCCTGGGGCATAGGCACAGGGAAGTGTGGAGCAGCATCGGTGTGTCTGCAGGGGACTGTGGGCATGGAACCTCATCCCCCCGGGCCCAGTGCTCATGGCACAAGCAGCACCCAGGGGAGGATTTGGTTTAATAACCATCACCTCAGCACCACTGGAGAACAGCTGGGTTTACCTTGGCCAgtgcttcagcagagctggtcccagccccaggcactaCAGGGATTTCTGTGCCTGGCTTTGCTCCCTGCTCATCCACCCCCGAGGTGTCTCCAAAGAGGCTGCATCCAGCCAGGCAGTTTTCCTGGGTGCTTCTTCTCTGTGGGTGACTCAAGTACACAAAATCCTCCACGAAGCTTGGCCAAGCCTCAAAGCTGGAGTTTTGAGTGAGCGCGCACAATAAAATGTGGCATCAAACACAACTTGTGCTTTAAAGTGTTCTGAACCCCTTTACACTCCCATTTTGTGTCGCCTTTCCCCAGAGATGCCGTGAGGGCATGTGCTCAGCTGGGGCCAGCACAGGAGGTCATTACATTCCAAATGAGGGGTGTCAGACCTTGCAccaacagcagagccagctcctggcccagggagtccacagcagctctgaaatggTGTtgtgcccctggagctgctgccttcagcacagctgggagataagagcagtgcagagcagagtgcgGCCGCCCCGTGCAAAGTACAGGGTGGTGCAGGCGAGTCACAGGCCAGGAGACACCTGCAGGGGGGCCACTGGAGCTGGTGGGGGACACGGCCATGCTCTTCGAAGAGTACCTGCAGCAGGGTGAGTGAGCCCTTGCACTGTGCAGCGGGCACTGGCTTTGGGAAAGGGGCAGAAGCAACCGAGGTGAGTGACCCCACATTCCACGGGAGGGACGGATTTCAGGAAGGGATGTGGCAGCAGATGGCGGGTTGGGGTGAGGTGGCAAGGTGGGTAAAAGGTCCTTTGCCACCCCTGCCTGACCTGAGGCTCAGGTGATGCCCGGGCAGTGCCTGGCCCCTTGAGATACCCCCCTGCACCGGCAGGGTgtgtgctgtggggctgagccGAGAGTTTGTGGTCCAGGGCAGAGAcagggtgccagcagcagtgggggaCAGGGATCATAGGGAGACCTGCCAGAGCTGGTGCATCCAAGTGTCAACAACGCTGACAGGGCAGGCAACCCGAGTGACAACTGGGCATCGCGCAGAAGGGGGTTCTCCCCTGCCATCCCCAATTGCTCCTGAAACGCTGAGCCTGCCAGGATCTTCTCCCTTCCATGTCCTGCCCCAGTGTCTCATCTGTCCTCCCCGACACCCAGTCCCCACGCTTCAGCCCCCTCTGCCCCTAGTGTCACCTCATCTCCCCAGTGCCCTTCCCCTGCCCATCTCAGGGATCCCAGTGCCACGCCCCATCACCAGCGCTTCCCCTGGTACCATGCCTCCTCTCCCAggccctgtgctgtccccagccccaggtaCGGAGCACGGTCCCAGAGTCCCTCTAGCGCCGACCCCGGCCCCCgacccccggggggggggggggggggggggggggggggggggggggggggggggggggggggggggggggggggggggggggggggggggggggggggggggggggggggggggggggggggggggggggggggggggggggggggggggggggggggggggggggggggggggggggggggggggggggggggggggggggggggggggggggggggggggggggggggggggggggggggggggggggggggggggggggggggggggggggggggggggggggggggggggggggggggggggggggggggggggggggggggggggggggggggggggggggggggggggggggggggggggggggggggggggggggggggggggggggggggggggggggggggggggggggggggggggggggggggggggggggggggggggggggggggggctggggctgccgCCGCCACGGGACGGGAGGGCTGCAGCGACGGGCCGCTCGGTAGCACCATGCTGAAGAAGTTCGACAAGAAGGACGAGGAGTCGGGTGAGGGGAGGCCAGGGGTGCTGTGAGGGAAGAGACCCCTCTGTGGGTACGGAGGGGATTTGTGAGGGGGGAACCCTTCGTGGCTACGGGGAGAGCTGTGAGGGAAGAGACCCCTCCTGTGGAAGTGAGGGATCTGTGAGGGAAGGCTCGGTGCCAGCTGGGCAGCGGGGGCTTGCTGGTGTGATGGAACGGGGTGGGAAGCACTGTGGGAGCGCTGTGGGAGCACTGTAGAAGCGCTGTGGGAGCACTAGAGCAGTCTACTGCCTCCTTCTCTCCGCTGCAGCCAGAGGCTAAACTGGTTGCATCGGCACAGCGCACCGAGGTTACCTGCCACATCAGCAGGTGCAGAGCCTGAGAATAGGTATTGAGCATACTATCCCTGTTCACAGTTGCCCAGATCTCCAACCAGGTGCTGTAGCCAGGTAGAATCCAGTTCATTTTCTGGCCCCACAATCACTGCTACTTTCAATGGGTCAGAAGATCTGAGAGCACCAAGGAAACATGAAGTGGTTGCATAACTTTCCAAAACTTCAGGCTGGTTAGTAAGGAAGAGGTTGATATTTATGTGGTGTGTAATTCAGGTGGAAGCAATGCATCATAAGACAGTTTCCATTCATGTTTTAGCTTTGTGGAATCCTTTTTCATCTTCCTATGAAGCTTTCTACACAGCTCTGCATAACAAATCCATCTGTCCTGAAGCAAATCGATTCAGCTTACATCTTGGTGATTGTTCTGTGTGACTGTGCTTGCTTTTTATCTTAAAGTGCATTAAATGCTTTGCCCTTGTTTCCATTTTGCAAGGCTTCCAGTGACATCTTGATAAGCAGAGGGTTTAGTGAGGCAGCTGTTGGAGGGAAATAGCTAGTGGCTTTAATTTGGGGGGCTGTTCTACATTTGCACCTGCCACACCGATCAAGGTATTGACATTACCTATGGCCAGGGCTGGTAGGAGATGCAAATATCCAGTTAATTGGCTTCTGTGTCTTTGCTTTCCATGAATGGTTTTGCTAGCTTTGGATGACCTGCTCCCACTCCCTTTGACATATTATTTTGACCGCAAAATTATGTTTCTCTACAAATCAGAATAAGTTGTTGTTAGTTATCCAATATTAGGAACTTTATGAGCACatgagctctgccctccctgcatctttctccctctctctggaAGAAAACTGATGCAGGGTGCTGTGAGGACTGAGACCCCATGTACAATGCTTTTGAAGATCCTTGGTGCTATGAAAGATAAAGAGGTGATGCTGTGTTGTTCATGACTGAGTTAAGGATTGTAGACATGCTGGACCATGGAAATActgggctgctgggcaggattTTTGGAACACATTTGCATACTTATACTAGAACTGGTTCATACTAATGTTAGagacatttttcctctttccccttgTTTTGTTCTACTTTTTCAACCTCACATAAGTGTCTGTGTTTTGTTCAGCCACCTGCTGCCTTTGCAAACTTTTCCTGAGCCAGAGGAGGGCATTTTATGAACCAGGAAGGAGCCAGAGTGCagatgtgtttgcttttgtatGTAAGGCTTACTCCAGAAAGGGCTTCTGGCACCAGCCTAGGATGTTTCAAGCTTGGGTCAGGTCAGATTTTGGCCCAGAAGATGTTCTTTTTAGTGGACTAGGCTTTGGAACAAACACTGGAACAGCCCTGAGGAAGGCTACATTTTGTCCTGGGGCCAGGCTGAACATAGGTTCTAATTAAAATCTGCTTATCAATAACTAGCAGCTTttgaaaagctgcagctcacaAATGCTTGGGAGGCAATCTAATAGAGACCATGCACAGTCATAGTGCTTTTCCCTCTGATTATTTAATCCTTAATTGCTGGGGGTTGTAATTATTTAGTATAATTTACTTTGTTAAGTGGAACAATGAAAGTTACTTGTGTCCAGCCTATCTAGTGTGCTGTCTTGTTCTCTTAATTAGTGATAGAACCAAAAATACTTTACTTATTTGCTTTATATGGGAGGGATAATACACTCCTGACTCACCAGTCTGGCAAGCAATACCTCTTTCTGTCTAAGCTTTTGTTTCTAGGCCTGTTGATGCTCTAACTGCCAGcaagctcccagcacaggggaggAAATAGGTCTTTGGGGATACAGTGGAGCACAGTTGTTTTACAGCTAATCAGTCTATCTCAGCTCACAGTCAGTTACTTCTGAAGGGAATGGCAAATTGAAGAATGCCCTGtgtgctctgccttccctgaCTGCCATGAAGACATCCAGTTAATATTACTTAAAACAGGGTGCTCTAATTGCTTGGTGTTCATGAagaaaatcaccccaaaatgcTCAGACTGTTTTTAAAGTGAGCACATAGTTAAAAAGTTGCTTTCCCATGGCACTATCCCTGGAGAGACTGTTACTTTCTCTGTTTTGCAGGTGGGAGTTCCAACCCGTTCCAGCACCTGGAGAAGAGTGCAGTCTTGCAAGAGGTAAATCTTCAGACCATCTTCTTTGTGTACCCTACTGCATTGAGTTTCTCCCTCTCCTGAATAGGTCACTGGAAGACTTCAGCAAGGAAATGAGAGTTTGCTACAGTCCTGCTTGCTCTGAAAGAAATGGGCAacaattcttattttattattgaacAGGTGAAGGGATAAGGCTGAAATGGTCTGTGTAACATATTAAAGACTGTGAACtataaatagtaataaaatgaataaaattatcTGGAAAAGCTCATGCCAAACCAGGAAGATTGGGAAATTTGCCTCGGACATCCCAAATGTCTTGTAGATGACAAAATTAATGAGAGGGGTGTGAGTGGTTATTAAATAGTTTTATGAATTATCTCTGAAGAAATGCCATTCTTTTCAAGGGCAGGTGAACATCTCAATCCCCAGCCCCTGTTGTTTCAGCATTCTCTGTTTGCTTGTGAGATTGGGAATGGTGTTGGCTCCTGTAGCCTCAGTGAGCTCAAGTTGCTCTGTCAGAAGAGTGGTGTTTTAGCTAGCACACAATGCACACTTGTGTGGGTGAAAGTGTGATGAGAAGTTAGCCTTTAAACCCTTATTACTCTCAGATATGTAATCCCAGACTGCAAAACCAGCTGTCTAAAGGGGTCCATGTTTAACAGGAATTGAAAGGAAATATGATCCAAAGTCATTAAGTATCTTGCCATACCTCACTCACAATATGTTgttgggacaggcaggacagtgTTTGCAAGGGGGTGTCAGTCCTTGTCTGTGCTTTGTTTCCAGGCTCGAGTGTTTAATGAGACTCCCATAAACCCACGAAAATGTGCTCATATCCTCACCAAGATCCTGTATCTCATAAACCAggtaagagagagaaaatatacaTGTATACAGAGATGTGCATCATGCCCAAAGCTGATTGTGACAActgggatttcttttcttctttccaaacAACTAGGGGGAGCACCTTGGTGTCACAGAAGCTACCGAATCCTTCTTTGCTATGACCAAGCTGTTCCAGTCCAATGATGTAAGTCTGCCTTTGATTTTCTCTACTTACCCAGTGGGACAAGTCCCTTGAGATACACATTTTTATACAATCAACCTTTTGTGTCCCGTCTGAAGCTACCTGATCTGAGTGGGAAGAGTAGGGTGAAAATTTAGAAATGGttcttttctgtcctgtctGAAGCTACCTGATCTGAATGGGAAGAGTAGGGTGAAAATTTAGAAATGGTGATCAGCTTCCTAGCCCTTCCCAGATCTTGTAGCAGCTTGACTGAAGTATGCACTGCTCTTGAGGCAGAGATTCCTCTCTCTAAATTGCCATTTAACTCATGAGATTGTGGTAGGCAGGTAGATTTTACTGTGCTTTGTGCCCAGCATTAAAATATCCTGCTGAGAGTCAACAGTTGTGTTTTTGGAGGAGACTGGGAGTTAATGCCTACCCACAGCAGTAGCACTCTCATTCGTTGTCCTGCAAACTGCAAGGCATTAAAATCATGAGACCAATCTAGAAATCCCCAGACTCAGGAATATAGATTATTTGCTTTGTTGCTTTTGAAGCAACACAAGGCTTTCAACCACCAAAACAGCAAATAGTATCAAGGCTTTCTCCTTGTTCCTGTGAGTGACAAGTGGAAGATAAAATTATAGATCCAGCTAAATCTGGTATCACTATGGCTGCACCCTAAGAAATTGTAGGTCCAGCTAAATCTGGTATCACTATGGCTGCACCCTAAGACTGAGGGATTTAGAAGAGGAAGAGGTGTTTTGTTAATCAATCTGGATTTTGTACATCTTTTACATTCAGGGAGCAAGGCGCTCTGAAGATATCAGGTTCTTGTGATCTTCACAATAAAATTATGTAAGCAGGGAAAACTGAGATCCCTTTGTATCTGGGATCATCATGATGTTGTTCTTGTGTATTTCCTTGCCAGACAACCCTTCGCAGGATGTGTTACCTCACTATCAAAGAGATGTCTTCTATTGCAGAAGATGTGATCATTGTTACTAGCAGGTCAGTCATTCACTTTTCTTGCTGTAATATTGACATGCCCTTCAGTAGTGTCTGTCCAGCTTCTTGAAGATAACTGGAGTCCCTAAGCAGGGTGATGATAGGGAATGCCCTTAGTGAGGAGAAAGTTTTCCTTTGTAAAGAAGACcaataaaatacaaacattgAACTCATAGTGATGTATGCAGAATATGCTGTGTCCCCATATCCCATGCCATGGATGTTTGGGGTGTCTCTTGGTTACATGATATAGTAGCAcagctgttttttccccttttgcaaAGGCTTTTTCATTAACTCCCGTCTGAATGCCTTGAAATGTTTTGAAGAATTCTGGCATAAAAGCTTTCAACAGGTAGACAAGGATTTACTTCTCCTGTAGCAGCACAGAATATGACTTCCCCAGGGAACAAGATTCCCTGTGTGAGTCATTCCTGAATTGCTGATCATCCCAGTGAAACGCCCTGTTGGGAAGTCAGGAGCCTGACAGTACAGGGTCTGTAAAGGGCTGAGGTGGAAGCCAGTCTCAAGTGCTACCATGTAATGAACTCCTGGCCTTTCACAGATGGTCTCACACTGACCAGGACCctgggaaaagggcaggaaTGAGTGTTGAGTAGGAAGGACAAATGATTCAGGGGTATATATATGTGCTCCAGCCTCACTTGGTGAACAGTGAACTTGAAACTACATCAACATGCAGCTTGTTGGTGGGCTTGGGACCTGAGTACAGATCTTCGACTCCTGCCTTCCCACCCCAGTGGGATTTCCCTAAGacctgcagctggctgcttgGCATTCAGCCACggtgctggctgcctgctgctctgtgtgcactgTGTGTGCACttgagagctgctggctcaggagTGCCATATTGAGAGCTTCCTGTTTTCCCAGCTTAACCAAAGACATGACTGGGAAGGATGACAATTACCGAGGCCCCGCTGTGAGAGCGCTCTGTCAGATCACTGATGtaagtgctgcttttcccatggggcagctctgtgtcctTCAATTTTTCCTACTTTACTCCATCCCACTTTCCACTCTGCTTTTCATGCCTTTGCATCCCCTTTCACACTCTGAACAGCTTTCCTGTATCAGCTGttgtttccctttccctgcagagtACCATGTTGCAGGCCATTGAGCGCTACATGAAGCAGGCGATTGTTGACAAAGTGCCAAGcgtgtccagctctgctcttgtgTCTTCCTTGGTATGTACTACCTGCAGCACGGGCCTGAGGGACAGTCAAGCAGGGAAGCAGTCATCTGTGGCAGGACTGGACATCTTGGGAGTTTCAGGATTTTGTTGCTATTCCTGTCTCTGTGAACTGAGGGACTGGTGCTGACTTTGATAGAGATCAGCCTCCTGAGGCTGCAGTTGTTATGGCCAGGTCTCTGCATGCTGATCCCTTGTTCTTCTATAAgttgctgctgccagcacactcATGGGAAAGGCTCATTGCTTCTTAATATAAACTGAAATTCTCAAAGCTTCCTCCATTCTTATCTCATGGGTTGTTGTGGCTTCATTTCCTTCCAGCACTTGCTGAAGACCAGTAATGATGTGGTAAAGCGTTGGGTGAACGAGGCTCAGGAGGCAGCTTCCAGTGACAATATCATGGTGCAGGTAGGACACTCACCTCCACCAGAGGAAtagccagcagcagctgggcatgAGGCAGactgctggagctcagccagGCACCTCTGGGTGACAGAGGGGACCAAGGGGGAAAGAACCCACCGTGGTTTGTGATGTTCTCTTTCCCTGCACAGTATCATGCTCTGGGCCTGCTGTACCATGTGCGGAAGAACGACCGCCTGGCAGTCAACAAGATGCTCAGCAAGTTCACACGCCACGGCCTCAAGTCCCCGTTTGCCTACTGCATGATGATCCGGATAGCCAGCAAGCTGCTCGAGGAGGAGGCTGGCAGGTGAGCGGGCTCCTTTGCCCTGCTGAAAGAATTTCCTGGTCCTGCTTCCACCTCCTCTTGTAGGCTCACTTGCCATCTCATTACTTCTGTCTTTAAAGAGCAGCATGCAGCTTCTACACTCTTATTGCtggataaaagcagaaataatatAGGATGTCTTCATGGTTGTGTAAGATTACTTCTGTGAGTCTTGCTTGCACATCAAATACTATCTTGTGTCTCTGGACTGTTTTGCATATCTGTTCCTTGTTATACTTCgttttctctgtcttctgtaATTGTTTATCCAGCATGTATGCAGAGTGGCTTCCTGGTGGATAAGAGTTGTGGTGTGTGTAGTCATTTCTTACTGTGTGAGAGTTGAGGGAGATTCCCTTTAGCCTGAAGGGCAGATAGTGTCTTCTCAGAAGGCATCCTGACTTTCAAGCATGCTGGAAGTACAGTATAATGACCACTGCAAAATCTGGGGACAAAGTGAGTTTATAGCTGCTTTTACCTTtccatgggctgtgggagctgcccatttctgctgctgaattcTTAATTTCTGTTAGTACCTGTGCTTTAATTCAGTCTTTTTTTGTCCCTTAGCCGCGATAGCCCTCTGTTTGATTTCATTGAGAGCTGCCTAAGAAACAAGCATGAGATGGTGGTGTATGAAGCTGCATCTGCCATTGTTAACCTGCCCAACTGCACTGCCAAGGAGTTGGCTCCAGCTGTCTCAGGTAGGTGTGGTGCTCATGGCCATCATGAGGAAATTATGAGCCTCCAGTAGTTGCTGCTGATTGCCCCAAGAAACAAGGGCCTTCTGTAGTTTCAGGCTTGTTATGCTGCCCTGTCCTTTGTTGTtttatgctgctgctgagaCCCTGTGGTGTATGTGAATAGCTTTGTTCTTGTAAAGGCATTTCCTGGTGTGTTCAAGTGTGGGTTACTTCATGGGTCAGttctgggaaaggagcagggtTTGCATGAAATGGAGAACAGGAGTTCAAATTAACTTAATAGGAAAGATGACAAGGTGATGAATTTGGCTTTCACAACGAGCAGAGGATAGCAGCAGTGTGGAAGAAGAGGGAGGTAGATAAGAGTTAGTTGTCAGCAGGGATGTGACAAAGGCAAAGAGGACAAGAAGAAGGGAGGAATCTCTTAAAATACAATTGTTTCTTAAGTATTTTTCTAGTTAACTTTATGCTTGCAACTGTCTCTTCACTGAAGCTCTTGCTTTAGGTATGAAATGCTTCTCAATAGTAGTGTGCCTAAACATCTGCCTTTGTTGGTTTTCCCACCTTGCAGTTCTacagctcttctgcagctccCCGAAAGCAGCACTAAGATACGCAGCCGTCCGTACCCTCAACAAGGTAGGAGCCAGTCTCTTGGGAGCTCCAGTAGTGTCTCATGTGCAGGGAGG
This DNA window, taken from Ficedula albicollis isolate OC2 chromosome 12, FicAlb1.5, whole genome shotgun sequence, encodes the following:
- the LOC107603925 gene encoding urocortin-3-like → MALLATLRGRMLLSLLVVLGAPTRAWRGLSREWLPPAPRAADGGKLMGQETTRENKMLPGVSKLRRGDDGSGTGSHLDKASLPLLEGSERQALPWLMSPATERAAPRKKGRKVSLSLDVDTHLLKILLDLAREKELQARAAANAELMARLGRRR